The genome window tattataaagataaaatattggaaatgttaacaAACGAAACCTACTACAAAGAAGAACCAAGGCACtcagaaaaaacaataataagtaAAATCAGAAGGCTAATCAATGAATTCCAAGATTCTTTCACTGACAaggaaaaagagtatatatgcaacTCTGTTATCAAAGAGAGCAATTTTTACGGATTGCCTAAAATCCACAAAAGTTCCGAAATACAAAATGccataaataagcagaaaaacCAATACGTAAAAATACTAAGACCTGCTGACCTCAAACTAAGGCCACTAGTTGCTGGACCACAAGCTCTAACACAACAGCTAAGTCATTTTCTTGATATACTCTTAAAACCTTTGTGCCCATTAATACCTAGCTATGTATGGGATGGCATATATTTCATCCAACACATTCACCCCACTGTTGCAGAAGGTACTATACTAAGTTTTGATGTCACTAATCTCTATGTCAATATACCTCACAGTTTAGGCCTAGAAGCAATCAAACACTGGGTAGAAAAACATAGAGAACGGATAAATGATCGCTTCAAGACTGACTTCATCATCAAGGCCACACGTCTAGTGCTAGAGGAAAATACCTTTAAATTCGACAACAGAACATATCGGCAAATAAAGGGTACGGCTATGGGTATGCGATTTGCGCCCTCATATGCAAACTTAGTTATGGGATACTTAGAAGAAAAGCTCTATGAGGAAGTGGAAAAAACTTTTGACCAAGAATACAAAAAACATGTCATTAAAAAATGGAAACGCTTCctggatgattgtttcatttttggggaaaaaatcgACTGAAGATCtaaatgtatttaacaatatactaAACGCACTTCACCCTTCCATCAAATTCACAAcagaatccagttgcaatgaactaccattcctggatatccacataaaaatacaaaactgcacagtcacaacagacatattttacaaaaaaaccaatacacaccaatatttaaacttCTATTCTTGTCACCCAttacacatc of Octopus bimaculoides isolate UCB-OBI-ISO-001 unplaced genomic scaffold, ASM119413v2 Scaffold_347118, whole genome shotgun sequence contains these proteins:
- the LOC106883665 gene encoding uncharacterized protein LOC106883665 encodes the protein MLTNETYYKEEPRHSEKTIISKIRRLINEFQDSFTDKEKEYICNSVIKESNFYGLPKIHKSSEIQNAINKQKNQYVKILRPADLKLRPLVAGPQALTQQLSHFLDILLKPLCPLIPSYVWDGIYFIQHIHPTVAEGTILSFDVTNLYVNIPHSLGLEAIKHWVEKHRERINDRFKTDFIIKATRLVLEENTFKFDNRTYRQIKGTAMGMRFAPSYANLVMGYLEEKLYEEVEKTFDQEYKKHVIKKWKRFLDDCFIFGEKID